The following are encoded in a window of Brevibacillus ruminantium genomic DNA:
- the ftsL gene encoding cell division protein FtsL produces MSYYYRGNLAVELEESPRSSTKKKTKRTIRIKPSIPTGEKLMYLFFVTLVVVGVSLVGIRYSEISQHNYEIQRLKKEIKLTKEANASLQLQIEQLGNRDRIIMEAERMGMVYNPKAAHMVGQTSEAAATNKKTTTASSTSGEEPTKEPANN; encoded by the coding sequence ATGAGCTATTACTACCGGGGAAATCTCGCGGTAGAGCTGGAGGAATCACCACGTTCCAGCACCAAGAAAAAAACGAAGCGGACGATTCGGATCAAGCCGTCTATTCCGACTGGGGAAAAATTGATGTATCTCTTTTTCGTTACCCTGGTTGTCGTAGGTGTGAGCCTGGTTGGTATTCGATATTCCGAAATCTCGCAGCACAACTATGAGATTCAACGACTGAAGAAAGAGATCAAGCTTACAAAGGAAGCCAATGCCAGCCTCCAACTGCAGATTGAACAGTTGGGCAACCGTGACCGTATCATCATGGAAGCTGAAAGAATGGGAATGGTGTACAATCCAAAGGCAGCTCATATGGTCGGCCAAACCAGCGAGGCTGCCGCTACAAATAAAAAGACAACAACGGCATCGTCTACTTCAGGGGAAGAGCCGACGAAAGAGCCTGCCAATAACTGA
- a CDS encoding penicillin-binding transpeptidase domain-containing protein, translating to MEVKRRINLRIILLALTAILLFVTLTVRMWWLQTVDAANIISHATWDWEKTLKPKRGAILDRNGEILAYEGRAYDLSARLKPRDEKDKDVVKDPYYTAQVLAPILNAPMDELLKKLTNPNSKVVELGRYGKKISEQQKSNIEYYQYPMLPNGEKVKTNQLPGIIVTETTRRYYPNNSFAAHVLGYMDFDDEPKMGLELQFDKELRGEKGEMQIRTDGAGYQLPDGERKYKPAKDGMNVYLTIDRTIQDYVEQALDKAEAEYKPKSMTVVVTDPQTGEVLAMGNRPQFDPNTYYKGITNFTNHAITSMFEPGSTFKIITLAAAIEEGKFNPNEIYQSGMFKEFKQPIRDHNNGVGWGPISFLEGVQRSSNVVFVIMGYKYLGPEMLKNYFEKFGIGSKTGIELPYEKEGILNNLLKPNSPRDIAVTTFGQGVAVTAIQQVAAVGAVANGGELLKPHIVKEIRDPLSGAVVRRTQREVVHRVVSEATAKKTRDILETVITGEKGTGKSYRLDSYQVAGKTGTAQKYDDKGRIMEGQHYIVSFIGFAPKDNPRLLVYVVVDDPTTTEDYRTWGGKFVAPIFKSVMERSLQYLQQKPDMTAAEKQAETVNSEAIARSEQIREVSMPKLVGMSTTAAKLRAEQDQLTVAIMGTGTKIASQYPSPYEKVVPGTSVTLVTDRLEGTKMPDLTGKSLREALEFGSLMQLQLTTYGVGFVTQQNIPPGTELKGGEQLQITLQPTSGTIISSPDGNQGGAEGVPVEEGDGENTGPNGGSGGTGGNGTAGTNPPGTAGTPPAGSGAAQGQTSANGTGAVPAVQNGTMPGQTGIQPQGMMPVYPPGTAPPGMTGGTQIIPNPGYPGYPGNVPYPGYQQVAPTGVNQVPGVGQMLPAGQGSIPYPYPPANIPVTNTPTNGPATDTPANN from the coding sequence ATGGAAGTAAAACGGAGAATCAATTTACGCATCATTTTATTGGCGCTAACCGCCATTCTGCTGTTCGTAACCTTGACAGTCCGCATGTGGTGGCTCCAGACGGTGGATGCGGCCAATATTATCAGCCATGCGACATGGGACTGGGAGAAAACATTGAAGCCAAAAAGGGGAGCGATTTTGGACCGGAATGGCGAGATTCTTGCCTATGAAGGCCGTGCCTATGATCTGAGCGCCCGCCTGAAGCCGCGGGATGAGAAAGATAAGGACGTGGTGAAGGACCCGTATTACACCGCGCAGGTACTGGCGCCCATCCTGAATGCCCCCATGGACGAACTGCTGAAGAAGCTGACCAATCCGAACTCAAAAGTCGTAGAGTTGGGGCGGTATGGCAAGAAGATCAGTGAGCAGCAAAAGTCAAATATCGAGTATTATCAGTATCCTATGCTACCTAATGGAGAAAAGGTCAAAACCAACCAACTGCCTGGCATTATCGTGACGGAGACGACACGCCGCTACTATCCAAACAACAGCTTTGCAGCCCATGTGCTCGGCTATATGGACTTCGATGATGAACCGAAGATGGGGCTGGAGCTGCAATTTGACAAAGAACTGCGCGGTGAAAAAGGCGAAATGCAGATTCGTACGGACGGCGCCGGCTATCAACTGCCCGATGGCGAGCGCAAATACAAGCCTGCTAAAGACGGTATGAACGTTTATCTGACAATCGACCGCACAATTCAGGATTATGTCGAGCAGGCTTTGGACAAGGCCGAGGCCGAGTACAAACCGAAGTCGATGACTGTTGTGGTGACTGATCCGCAAACAGGCGAGGTTCTGGCCATGGGGAACCGGCCCCAATTTGATCCCAATACCTATTACAAGGGGATTACCAATTTTACGAATCACGCGATTACTTCTATGTTTGAGCCAGGGTCAACATTTAAGATCATTACGCTGGCTGCCGCGATTGAAGAAGGGAAATTCAACCCGAATGAAATCTATCAATCCGGGATGTTTAAAGAGTTCAAGCAGCCGATCCGTGACCACAACAACGGTGTAGGGTGGGGACCGATTTCTTTTCTGGAAGGGGTACAGCGATCCAGTAACGTCGTTTTCGTCATCATGGGTTACAAGTATTTGGGACCCGAGATGTTGAAGAATTATTTCGAGAAATTTGGCATTGGCTCCAAGACGGGAATCGAACTGCCTTATGAAAAGGAAGGAATCTTGAACAACCTGTTGAAACCGAACTCCCCGCGGGATATTGCAGTTACCACATTTGGACAAGGGGTAGCGGTTACCGCGATCCAGCAGGTCGCAGCCGTGGGAGCAGTTGCCAACGGGGGAGAGCTGCTGAAGCCTCATATTGTCAAAGAAATTCGAGATCCACTATCCGGAGCGGTCGTAAGGAGAACACAGCGGGAAGTGGTTCACCGGGTCGTAAGTGAAGCGACTGCTAAAAAAACACGCGATATTTTGGAAACCGTGATCACAGGGGAAAAAGGTACAGGGAAATCCTATCGATTGGACAGCTATCAGGTGGCGGGGAAGACAGGGACGGCCCAGAAATACGATGACAAAGGAAGAATCATGGAGGGCCAGCATTACATCGTCTCTTTTATCGGGTTTGCTCCTAAGGATAATCCCCGGCTGTTGGTCTATGTCGTGGTGGATGATCCGACCACAACGGAAGATTATCGCACTTGGGGCGGGAAATTTGTTGCACCCATATTTAAATCTGTTATGGAGAGAAGTCTCCAGTATCTCCAACAAAAGCCGGATATGACAGCAGCGGAGAAACAAGCAGAAACCGTAAACTCTGAGGCGATTGCCCGTTCCGAACAGATTCGGGAAGTAAGCATGCCCAAGCTGGTTGGCATGTCTACTACAGCAGCAAAGCTGAGAGCTGAGCAAGACCAATTGACGGTGGCAATCATGGGAACAGGGACAAAAATCGCCAGCCAATATCCGTCCCCTTATGAAAAGGTAGTCCCCGGTACGAGCGTCACGCTGGTAACCGACCGTTTGGAAGGTACGAAAATGCCTGATTTGACAGGGAAATCATTGCGAGAAGCGCTTGAATTTGGCTCTCTGATGCAGCTGCAGCTCACCACGTATGGAGTAGGATTTGTCACGCAGCAGAATATTCCGCCGGGAACTGAGCTAAAGGGCGGAGAACAGTTGCAAATTACGCTGCAACCAACTTCGGGTACCATCATCTCCTCACCGGATGGAAATCAGGGTGGAGCAGAGGGGGTGCCAGTGGAGGAGGGCGATGGGGAAAATACAGGTCCGAATGGAGGATCTGGAGGAACTGGAGGGAATGGTACGGCAGGAACCAACCCGCCAGGTACTGCGGGTACACCTCCCGCCGGTTCAGGAGCTGCACAAGGCCAGACCTCGGCAAATGGTACCGGAGCTGTTCCCGCTGTGCAGAACGGAACCATGCCAGGGCAAACGGGCATCCAGCCGCAAGGGATGATGCCTGTCTATCCTCCGGGTACGGCACCTCCGGGAATGACGGGAGGAACGCAGATCATCCCGAATCCAGGGTACCCCGGCTATCCGGGGAATGTGCCCTATCCAGGCTATCAGCAGGTCGCCCCAACAGGAGTAAACCAGGTCCCAGGTGTTGGACAGATGTTGCCGGCTGGGCAAGGCAGCATCCCCTATCCTTATCCGCCCGCAAATATACCGGTAACCAACACACCGACAAATGGACCTGCAACTGATACACCTGCCAACAATTAG
- a CDS encoding stage V sporulation protein D has translation MRVSNVTVRRRIFVALVMGIVLYTSLITRLGYVQLVAGPELQDKAHKLWNRNINFEPKRGRILDRNGKELVSNISVPSVMAIPVQVKEPQETAKKLAVVLGQKEEVVYKSITKREKIERVPGGRKISPEKARQIQELNLPGILVVEDSQRFYPNGTMAAHLFGFTGIDNQGLTGLERIYDQFLKGTPGHISYLSDARGKAMQGGTEEYVPPADGMDMYLTIDSNIQSFIERELDQAMIAYQPDDVLAIAMNPKTGEILGMGSRPTYDPGRYQDYPSEIYNRNLPIWKTYEPGSTFKIVTLAAALNEGEVKLEESFFDPGYIMVAGKRLRCWKRQGHGQETMLEVVENSCNPGFVTMGQRLQKERLFEYIKKFGFGKKTGIDLLGEANGLLFSLNRVGPVELGTTSFGQGVSVTPIQQMAAVSAAINGGKLMKPYVAKEWRDSVTHDIVGRTLPSEVRQVISPETSEKVRYALESVVARGTGGNAYIEGYRVGGKTGTAQKVRDGRYVNGEYIVSFIGFAPADDPQIVVYFAVDNPQALAFGGLIAAPSVKNILETSLQYLGVPKRKDGIEREINIARGDKRYIEVPQMVGLSMREIVTAYDTLPLVVEGKGSLVLQQSPAAGEKIEEGSKIRIYLGDKSTD, from the coding sequence GTGCGGGTATCCAATGTAACTGTCAGACGCCGTATTTTCGTCGCATTGGTAATGGGAATTGTGCTGTATACCAGTCTGATCACGCGGCTTGGCTACGTGCAACTGGTCGCGGGACCTGAACTGCAGGATAAGGCGCACAAGCTGTGGAATCGAAACATCAACTTTGAGCCAAAGAGAGGACGTATTCTCGACCGCAACGGAAAAGAACTGGTCAGCAATATCAGTGTACCGTCAGTGATGGCGATCCCTGTGCAGGTGAAAGAGCCGCAGGAGACAGCAAAGAAACTGGCCGTCGTGCTCGGGCAGAAAGAAGAAGTTGTCTATAAGTCGATTACCAAGCGGGAAAAAATTGAGCGCGTCCCCGGCGGGAGAAAGATATCTCCCGAGAAAGCTCGACAAATCCAGGAATTGAACCTGCCGGGCATACTGGTGGTGGAAGATTCCCAACGGTTTTATCCAAACGGGACGATGGCTGCCCATCTCTTCGGGTTCACCGGGATTGACAACCAGGGACTGACCGGTTTGGAACGCATCTACGATCAGTTTCTAAAAGGAACGCCCGGCCATATCTCCTATCTCTCCGATGCCCGCGGAAAGGCGATGCAGGGAGGAACGGAAGAGTACGTGCCGCCAGCAGATGGCATGGATATGTATCTGACCATCGACAGCAACATCCAGTCGTTTATTGAAAGAGAGCTGGATCAGGCGATGATCGCCTATCAGCCTGATGATGTGCTGGCGATTGCGATGAATCCCAAAACAGGGGAGATTCTCGGCATGGGAAGTCGCCCTACCTATGATCCAGGCCGATACCAGGATTACCCCAGTGAAATTTACAACCGCAACCTGCCTATCTGGAAAACCTATGAGCCAGGTTCCACTTTCAAAATCGTGACCTTGGCGGCAGCGCTGAATGAAGGAGAGGTCAAGCTGGAGGAAAGCTTTTTCGATCCTGGCTACATCATGGTAGCCGGAAAGCGTTTGCGCTGCTGGAAGCGGCAAGGCCACGGTCAGGAGACGATGCTGGAGGTTGTGGAAAACTCCTGCAACCCGGGATTCGTCACGATGGGACAGCGTCTGCAGAAAGAACGTCTGTTTGAATATATCAAGAAGTTCGGCTTTGGGAAAAAGACCGGGATTGACCTGCTCGGGGAAGCAAACGGACTGCTGTTTAGCTTAAACCGAGTGGGGCCTGTCGAATTGGGCACAACCTCCTTTGGACAGGGGGTCTCTGTTACCCCCATCCAGCAGATGGCCGCCGTTTCCGCTGCCATTAACGGCGGGAAGCTGATGAAGCCTTACGTGGCCAAGGAGTGGCGAGACAGCGTTACACATGATATTGTCGGAAGGACGTTGCCTTCGGAGGTACGGCAAGTTATCTCACCGGAGACGTCAGAAAAAGTGCGCTATGCTCTGGAGAGTGTCGTCGCCAGAGGGACCGGTGGAAATGCCTATATCGAGGGCTATCGGGTAGGCGGCAAGACAGGGACCGCCCAAAAGGTAAGGGACGGACGCTACGTCAATGGAGAGTACATCGTTTCCTTTATCGGCTTCGCCCCGGCAGATGATCCGCAGATCGTCGTCTACTTTGCCGTAGACAATCCGCAAGCGCTTGCTTTTGGGGGATTGATCGCTGCGCCAAGTGTAAAAAATATCCTGGAGACCTCCTTGCAGTACCTGGGAGTCCCCAAGCGCAAGGACGGCATTGAACGGGAAATCAACATCGCGCGCGGAGACAAGCGCTATATCGAGGTGCCGCAGATGGTTGGATTATCCATGCGGGAAATTGTGACGGCCTATGACACACTGCCGCTCGTCGTGGAGGGGAAGGGCTCACTCGTCCTTCAGCAGTCCCCGGCAGCAGGTGAAAAAATCGAGGAAGGCTCAAAAATTCGCATCTACCTTGGTGACAAATCAACCGATTAA
- a CDS encoding UDP-N-acetylmuramoyl-L-alanyl-D-glutamate--2,6-diaminopimelate ligase, with protein sequence MLLRDLLAPLLPVSVIGEDSIEITSLTADSRKVKPGCLFVCLTGFTVDGHQYAAQAVENGAVAILAEKDVDVPATVVRVPDTRRAMAMLADRFYGSPTRQLKVIGVTGTNGKTTTTHLIDKILRDQKKKTGLIGTIHMRIGEVTEEIKNTTPDALELQESFRRMCDIGTEYATIEVSSHALELGRVRGCDIHTAVFTNLTQDHLDYHKTMENYRHAKSLLFAQLGNSYDPQRLKTAVLNADDEASRFFATVTPARVITYGIDQAADIRADEIEISTQGTTFVAHTFAGSIRLSLKLMGKFNVYNALAAIAVGLAEGIPLAEIKASLEQVPGVNGRFESVQAGQPFAVLVDYSHTPDSLENALVTVKEFAKGKIFCIVGCGGDRDKTKRPIMARIATKYADLAVLTSDNPRSEDPEAILADMLAGLGEVAPERYTAMVDRREAISHAVSLASEGDVILIAGKGHETYQIIKGEVLPFDDREVAKEAIARWKSE encoded by the coding sequence ATGCTACTTCGGGATCTGCTTGCTCCTTTGTTGCCGGTCAGCGTGATAGGGGAGGACAGCATAGAAATCACGAGTTTGACAGCAGATTCACGCAAAGTAAAACCGGGATGCTTGTTTGTATGCTTGACAGGCTTTACCGTGGACGGTCACCAGTATGCAGCCCAGGCTGTAGAAAATGGGGCCGTTGCCATATTGGCAGAAAAGGATGTAGACGTGCCGGCCACCGTTGTTCGGGTTCCTGATACCCGCCGAGCAATGGCGATGCTGGCTGACCGTTTTTACGGGTCACCCACACGGCAGTTGAAAGTAATCGGGGTTACAGGCACGAATGGAAAAACCACAACTACTCATCTGATCGACAAGATTTTGCGCGACCAGAAAAAGAAGACCGGCCTTATTGGCACGATTCATATGCGCATTGGTGAGGTTACAGAGGAAATTAAGAATACCACGCCGGATGCCCTGGAACTGCAGGAGAGTTTTCGACGCATGTGTGACATCGGCACGGAGTATGCGACCATCGAGGTATCTTCCCATGCGTTGGAATTGGGGCGTGTCCGCGGGTGTGACATACATACAGCCGTCTTCACCAACCTGACGCAGGACCATCTGGATTATCACAAGACCATGGAAAATTATCGGCATGCCAAGTCGCTGCTGTTTGCCCAGCTCGGGAACAGCTATGACCCGCAGCGATTAAAAACGGCTGTACTCAATGCGGACGACGAGGCATCCCGTTTTTTTGCCACCGTGACCCCGGCGCGGGTCATCACGTACGGAATTGATCAAGCAGCCGATATTCGGGCGGATGAAATCGAGATCAGCACACAGGGAACGACTTTTGTCGCCCACACGTTTGCCGGCTCAATCCGTCTTTCGCTTAAATTGATGGGCAAATTCAACGTCTATAATGCTTTGGCTGCGATCGCAGTCGGATTGGCTGAGGGTATTCCGCTGGCTGAAATCAAGGCCAGTCTGGAACAAGTTCCTGGCGTAAACGGCCGATTTGAATCCGTCCAGGCAGGGCAGCCTTTTGCCGTCCTGGTCGATTATTCGCATACCCCGGACAGCCTGGAAAATGCCCTTGTGACCGTGAAGGAATTTGCCAAAGGAAAGATATTCTGCATCGTAGGTTGTGGCGGTGACCGGGATAAAACAAAGCGCCCAATTATGGCGAGAATTGCAACAAAATACGCGGACCTCGCAGTCTTAACCTCCGATAACCCCCGTTCGGAGGACCCCGAGGCGATTCTGGCTGACATGCTTGCGGGTTTGGGAGAGGTAGCGCCGGAGCGTTATACGGCAATGGTTGATCGCAGAGAAGCCATCTCTCATGCCGTCTCGCTAGCAAGTGAAGGCGATGTCATTCTTATCGCCGGTAAAGGGCATGAGACTTACCAGATCATCAAAGGGGAAGTTCTCCCGTTTGATGACAGGGAAGTAGCAAAAGAAGCCATCGCCAGGTGGAAAAGCGAATAG
- the mraY gene encoding phospho-N-acetylmuramoyl-pentapeptide-transferase, with protein sequence MFADNVLLVTIVAAFLIAVLIGPLFIPVLRRLKFGQAIREEGPQSHHKKAGTPTMGGTIILLALIFTVLKFANATIEVFFLMLVTIGYGLIGFLDDYIKIIKKRNLGLTAKQKFAGQILLAIGAYYLLHLMGHDTSLHLPGTPWNIELGILYFPFLLFLLVGTTNAVNITDGLDGLLAGTGAIAFGAYAIIAWFSQSYDTAIFSAAVVGAVLGFLVFNAHPARVFMGDTGSLALGGALAGIAIMTKTELLLAIIGGVFVVETLSVILQVVSFKTRGKRIFRMSPLHHHFELTGWSEWRVVVTFWLVGMICAGLGVYLEVVTLR encoded by the coding sequence ATGTTCGCTGACAACGTACTCCTCGTCACGATCGTAGCCGCGTTTCTCATCGCAGTTCTCATCGGTCCCTTGTTCATTCCCGTTCTTCGCCGCCTGAAATTCGGTCAGGCGATCCGGGAAGAAGGACCGCAATCCCATCATAAAAAAGCAGGGACACCCACCATGGGGGGTACCATCATTTTGTTGGCACTCATCTTTACCGTGCTGAAATTTGCGAATGCCACCATCGAGGTTTTCTTTCTGATGCTGGTCACAATCGGGTACGGTTTGATCGGTTTTCTGGATGACTACATCAAGATTATCAAAAAGCGAAATCTGGGACTGACTGCCAAACAAAAATTTGCCGGCCAAATCCTTTTAGCTATCGGTGCCTATTATTTGCTGCACCTGATGGGGCATGATACGTCACTCCATCTTCCGGGGACCCCATGGAATATTGAGTTGGGCATTCTTTACTTCCCGTTTCTGCTGTTTCTTCTGGTCGGTACGACCAATGCCGTCAACATCACGGATGGATTGGACGGTCTTTTGGCAGGGACGGGGGCGATTGCGTTCGGGGCATATGCGATTATCGCCTGGTTTAGTCAGAGCTATGATACGGCTATTTTCAGTGCGGCAGTCGTAGGGGCTGTACTCGGATTTTTAGTCTTCAACGCTCATCCAGCGCGCGTATTTATGGGCGATACTGGCTCGCTCGCGCTCGGTGGAGCGCTGGCCGGAATCGCGATTATGACGAAAACAGAGTTGCTTTTGGCTATCATTGGCGGCGTATTCGTCGTCGAAACCCTGTCCGTTATTTTGCAGGTAGTTTCCTTCAAGACGAGGGGAAAACGAATCTTTCGCATGAGTCCGCTGCATCATCATTTTGAGTTGACGGGCTGGTCAGAGTGGCGGGTAGTCGTTACCTTTTGGCTGGTCGGTATGATCTGTGCTGGACTAGGCGTATATCTTGAGGTGGTGACTCTGCGATGA
- the murD gene encoding UDP-N-acetylmuramoyl-L-alanine--D-glutamate ligase produces MSLYQNQQVVVLGMAKSGVAVAQLLHRFGAHVVVNDQKPREQAVGVEELEKLGIQVICGGHPDDLIHPGVALVVKNPGIPYEAAPVAKAIELGIPVVTEVELAYQIAKAPIIGITGSNGKTTTTTLVGLILQKAGIDALTGGNIGTVLCGLASQARPDQWLVAELSSFQLMGTVTFKPKIGVLMNIYQAHLDYHHTMDEYRAAKWKLFANQTADDIAILPYDQPEAWPEAEKLQATVYSFSKHHPVPRGTYVENGVIVYVGASGEREEILPVEKLSVAHLDNALAAALVAKLAGADTAAIASVLSSFAGVEHRMEFVATVKGAKYYNDSKATNSEAASRALQALAEPVVWICGGLDRGVSFEELIPVIEPRVKAVVAFGETAPILLARAKEAGIKTLIHVDTVEKAVLAAYEAASPGDAVLLSPACASWDMFPSFEVRGSMFKDAVHRLKTSLA; encoded by the coding sequence ATGAGCCTCTATCAGAATCAGCAGGTCGTCGTATTAGGCATGGCAAAAAGCGGTGTAGCAGTGGCCCAACTGCTGCACCGCTTTGGTGCGCATGTCGTGGTAAATGATCAAAAACCGCGAGAGCAAGCAGTAGGAGTCGAGGAACTGGAGAAGCTGGGTATTCAGGTCATTTGCGGGGGGCACCCGGATGATTTGATTCACCCAGGAGTAGCCCTTGTGGTGAAAAATCCCGGCATTCCCTATGAGGCTGCTCCTGTAGCCAAAGCGATTGAGCTTGGGATACCGGTCGTAACCGAGGTAGAGTTGGCCTATCAAATCGCCAAAGCGCCTATTATCGGCATTACCGGCTCCAATGGGAAAACGACCACCACGACGCTGGTCGGCTTAATTTTGCAAAAAGCGGGCATAGACGCATTGACGGGAGGAAATATCGGAACCGTTTTGTGCGGACTGGCTTCTCAGGCGCGTCCCGACCAATGGCTGGTGGCTGAGTTGAGCAGCTTTCAGCTGATGGGAACCGTTACGTTCAAACCGAAAATCGGGGTGTTGATGAACATATATCAAGCACATCTTGACTATCATCATACGATGGACGAGTATCGGGCAGCAAAATGGAAGCTTTTTGCCAATCAGACAGCCGATGATATCGCGATTCTTCCATACGATCAACCAGAGGCGTGGCCGGAAGCAGAAAAGCTGCAGGCGACCGTGTATTCCTTCAGCAAACACCATCCCGTTCCGCGTGGTACCTATGTAGAAAATGGTGTCATTGTCTATGTAGGAGCTTCGGGGGAGCGCGAAGAGATTCTTCCTGTAGAAAAGCTGTCTGTGGCCCACTTGGATAACGCGCTGGCGGCTGCACTGGTCGCCAAGCTGGCGGGGGCAGACACTGCCGCGATAGCGAGCGTATTGTCCAGCTTTGCCGGAGTGGAGCATCGAATGGAATTCGTCGCGACAGTGAAAGGTGCGAAGTATTACAATGATTCCAAGGCAACCAATTCAGAGGCTGCGTCAAGAGCTTTGCAGGCGCTTGCAGAACCGGTTGTCTGGATTTGCGGCGGTTTGGATCGAGGCGTTTCTTTTGAGGAGCTCATCCCGGTCATCGAGCCGCGTGTAAAAGCTGTGGTTGCCTTTGGAGAGACGGCCCCTATTTTGCTGGCAAGAGCCAAAGAAGCAGGAATCAAGACGCTGATCCATGTCGATACTGTGGAAAAAGCCGTTCTTGCCGCTTACGAGGCTGCATCGCCGGGGGATGCTGTATTGCTCAGCCCGGCATGTGCGAGTTGGGATATGTTTCCGTCATTTGAGGTGCGGGGAAGCATGTTTAAGGACGCTGTGCATAGACTTAAAACAAGCCTAGCATAA
- the spoVE gene encoding stage V sporulation protein E, with translation MSKVRSAPDFLIIFATLFLLGIGIVMVYSASAIVAQRAPFNDPYFFAKRQLIFAILGITSMYLMMNIDYWVWKQWSKLGFLISIGLLIIVLVIGIEVNGSKSWLGFGAFGIQPGEFAKLGVVAFLARWLSDNQKEIVLFRKGLVPALGIPVLCFGLIMLQPDLGTGTVLMGTAVVMIFAAGARISHFVGLGMIGLAGFVGLVLSAPYRIKRITSFLDPWQDPQGTGYQIIQSLYAIGPGGLFGLGLGQSRQKHYYLPEPYNDFIFSVIAEELGFVGGTLVLLLFLLLLWRGMRTAITAPDLYGSLLALGIIGMIAIQVVINVGVVTGMFPVTGITLPFLSYGGSSLTLMLTGVGVLLNISRFSR, from the coding sequence ATGAGCAAGGTACGCTCTGCCCCCGACTTCTTGATCATTTTTGCAACACTTTTTTTATTAGGAATTGGCATCGTGATGGTCTACAGCGCCAGTGCTATCGTTGCGCAGAGGGCTCCCTTCAACGATCCGTATTTCTTCGCGAAACGGCAGTTGATTTTTGCGATTTTGGGTATTACGTCCATGTATTTGATGATGAATATTGATTACTGGGTATGGAAGCAGTGGTCCAAGCTCGGCTTTCTGATCAGTATCGGGCTGCTCATCATCGTTCTCGTGATCGGGATTGAGGTAAATGGCTCGAAAAGCTGGCTCGGATTCGGGGCGTTCGGCATCCAGCCGGGGGAATTTGCGAAGCTGGGCGTCGTGGCTTTTCTGGCTCGCTGGCTTTCCGATAATCAAAAAGAGATCGTCTTGTTTCGCAAGGGCTTGGTCCCTGCACTGGGGATACCCGTCCTGTGCTTTGGTCTGATCATGCTGCAGCCAGATCTGGGAACAGGCACGGTCTTGATGGGAACAGCGGTCGTCATGATCTTTGCAGCAGGTGCCAGAATCAGCCATTTCGTCGGACTCGGCATGATTGGTCTCGCCGGATTTGTCGGACTCGTTTTGTCCGCTCCATACAGGATCAAGCGAATCACCTCTTTCCTCGATCCTTGGCAGGACCCGCAAGGTACTGGTTATCAGATCATCCAGTCGCTTTACGCTATTGGACCGGGCGGATTGTTTGGCCTTGGCCTTGGTCAGAGCCGGCAAAAGCACTATTATTTGCCAGAGCCCTATAATGATTTTATCTTTTCGGTGATTGCCGAAGAGTTGGGATTTGTCGGGGGAACGCTGGTGCTGCTGTTATTTCTCCTGCTCCTTTGGAGGGGGATGCGCACAGCGATTACGGCGCCGGATTTGTACGGAAGTCTGTTAGCGCTTGGGATTATCGGCATGATTGCCATCCAGGTTGTCATCAACGTAGGGGTGGTAACCGGCATGTTCCCTGTCACAGGCATTACACTCCCCTTCCTCAGCTACGGCGGTTCATCATTGACCCTGATGCTGACTGGGGTAGGGGTATTGTTGAATATCTCCCGTTTTTCCAGATAG